A genome region from Neisseria meningitidis includes the following:
- the era gene encoding GTPase Era, whose translation MDIETFLAGERAADGYRCGFVAIVGRPNVGKSTLMNHLIGQKISITSKKAQTTRNRVTGIYTDDTAQFVFVDTPGFQTDHRNALNDRLNQNVTEALGGVDVVVFVVEAMRFTDADRVVLKQLPKHTPVILVVNKIDKDKAKDRYALEAFVAQVRAEFEFAAAEAVSAKHGLRIANLLELIKPYLPESVPMYPEDMVTDKSARFLAMEIVREKLFRYLGEELPYAMNVEVEQFEEEDGLNRIYIAVLVDKESQKAILIGKGGERLKKISTEARLDMEKLFDTKVFLKVWVKVKSGWADDIRFLRELGL comes from the coding sequence ATGGATATTGAAACCTTCCTTGCAGGGGAACGCGCCGCCGACGGATACCGTTGCGGCTTCGTAGCGATTGTCGGCCGTCCGAACGTGGGCAAATCAACGCTGATGAATCATCTCATCGGTCAGAAAATCAGTATTACCAGCAAAAAGGCGCAGACGACGCGCAACCGCGTAACGGGGATTTATACCGACGATACCGCGCAGTTTGTGTTTGTCGATACGCCCGGTTTTCAAACCGACCACCGCAACGCGCTCAACGACCGTTTGAATCAAAACGTTACCGAGGCACTCGGCGGCGTGGATGTGGTGGTTTTCGTCGTGGAAGCGATGCGTTTTACCGATGCCGACCGCGTCGTGTTGAAACAACTGCCCAAGCACACGCCGGTCATTTTAGTGGTCAACAAAATCGATAAGGACAAGGCGAAAGACCGTTACGCGCTGGAGGCGTTTGTTGCCCAGGTGCGCGCCGAATTTGAATTTGCGGCGGCGGAGGCGGTCAGCGCGAAACACGGATTGCGGATTGCCAACCTGTTGGAGCTGATTAAGCCGTATCTGCCCGAAAGCGTGCCGATGTATCCCGAAGATATGGTTACGGACAAATCGGCGCGTTTTTTAGCGATGGAAATCGTGCGTGAAAAATTGTTCCGCTATTTGGGCGAGGAATTGCCTTATGCGATGAACGTCGAAGTGGAGCAGTTTGAAGAGGAAGACGGTTTGAACCGCATCTATATCGCCGTTTTGGTCGATAAGGAAAGCCAAAAGGCGATTTTAATCGGCAAAGGCGGGGAGCGTTTGAAGAAAATTTCCACCGAAGCGCGGTTGGATATGGAAAAACTGTTTGATACCAAAGTATTTTTGAAGGTCTGGGTCAAAGTCAAATCCGGTTGGGCGGACGACATCCGCTTCCTGCGCGAGCTGGGTTTGTAG